The stretch of DNA CCGACTCTTAAGTCGCTCGGCCTGTCCTCAGGGCCGAATACAGCAAAAGACTAAGGCTTTATGCCCGCCGAGAAAGATTAGAACTTCACTTTTGCCGAGAAAGCTTCGAACTCCGCGGTGATCCAGGTCCGGAAGTCCCGCACCTTTTCCGGCATGTTCTCGCGCTGCGGCCAGACCAGCCAGTAGGGATAGGGATACGGTATGCGCACGTCGGTTATCTGCACCAGCCGACCCTGTTCCAGCAGGTCCGCGACGATGCTGTAGCGGGTGAGCAGCAGGCCGTGGCCCAGCTCGGCGCAGCCTACTGAGATATTGGAGTCGTTGGCGCGGAACTGGATTTGCTGGACGGGTTCCGGCACGCCGGCTGCGCGGCACCAGTCTATCCAGGCATTATCGGTTTCGTGCAGGAGTGGACAGCGGATCACCTCGCGCGGCGTGCGGGGCAGTTTGCCGCCCGCGAAATTGGGTGCGGCGACCACGAGCGCGACATCCTTGTACAGCCGCTGCTGCGCCAGATTGGGCCAGGGGCCTTGCCCCATGCGTATGCCCACGTCGGCCATGCCTTGCTGCAGTTCGCTCAGTTCCAGCCCGGTCTGCAGACGGATGCGGTAGTGCGGATGGGCTTGCCGGAATTTGGGCAGGCGCGAAACCAGCCAGTGCAGCGCCAGGGAATGTAGCGTAGTGATGACCAGTTCGTCTTCTTGCGGGCGGGCTCTGGCCTTGCGGGTGGCGGTCTCGATGTCGCGCAACGCGTCGCGGATCTCGAGCGCGTAAAGGCGGCCCTCCTCGGTCAGCGTCAGGCCGCGTCCGGCGCGCACGAACAGCGGCACGCCCATGATGTCTTCGAGCAGCTTGATCTGCTGGCTGATGGCCGAGTGCGTGATGTGCAGTTCGCGCGCGGCGGAAGTGACGCTGCCGAGCCTGGCCACGGCCTCGAAATAGCGCAACGCCGGCAGGGGAGGGAGATGGCTCATATGTTGGTAAAACTAACGATTGACGTTGATTTTTACCGCTTTTCCAGCCTGCGGACTATCGTTAATCTTATCCGTAACAACCCGAATATTTGTTCCGTGCGCGGCATCCTCGAAACGTAGAGATGCTGCGGGCTGGAAATTTTATCGATCTTAAGAAATTCTAACGTCAGGTTCATCATGCAACTCATCGGTATGCTCGATTCGCCCTATGTGCGCCGCACCGCGATCGGTCTGAAGCTGCTCGGGATCCCGTTCGAGCATCGTTCGGTCTCGGTTCTCAGTACCTTTGACCAGTTCCATGCCTTGAATCCGGTCGTCAAGGCGCCGACGCTGATCCTGGACGACGGCCAAGTGCTAATGGACTCGACGCTCATCCTCGACTACGCCCAACGCCTGGCCGGACCTTCGGCCGCGATCTTCCCGGCCGATCTTGCCAAGCTCGCCCGCGCGATACGCCTGACAGGCCTGGCGCTGGCCGCGTGCGAGAAGACCGTGCAGATCGTATACGAGCGCAAGCTGCGGCCGGCCGACAAGCTGCACCAGCCTTGGCTCGATCGCGTGCGCAAGCAGTTGCTGGCAGCCTATGCCGAGCTGGAGAAGGATTTGCGGGCCCAACCCCTGCATGGG from Bordetella sp. FB-8 encodes:
- a CDS encoding glutathione S-transferase codes for the protein MQLIGMLDSPYVRRTAIGLKLLGIPFEHRSVSVLSTFDQFHALNPVVKAPTLILDDGQVLMDSTLILDYAQRLAGPSAAIFPADLAKLARAIRLTGLALAACEKTVQIVYERKLRPADKLHQPWLDRVRKQLLAAYAELEKDLRAQPLHGAGQALGHDGVAVAVAWGFTQMMVSDVVPTADYPRVQAFSAHCEQLAVFRETPAT
- a CDS encoding LysR substrate-binding domain-containing protein, encoding MSHLPPLPALRYFEAVARLGSVTSAARELHITHSAISQQIKLLEDIMGVPLFVRAGRGLTLTEEGRLYALEIRDALRDIETATRKARARPQEDELVITTLHSLALHWLVSRLPKFRQAHPHYRIRLQTGLELSELQQGMADVGIRMGQGPWPNLAQQRLYKDVALVVAAPNFAGGKLPRTPREVIRCPLLHETDNAWIDWCRAAGVPEPVQQIQFRANDSNISVGCAELGHGLLLTRYSIVADLLEQGRLVQITDVRIPYPYPYWLVWPQRENMPEKVRDFRTWITAEFEAFSAKVKF